A single window of Chromatiales bacterium DNA harbors:
- a CDS encoding sterol desaturase family protein — MSFESFISQYEPVIRLSAFFGIFALMALWEVLAPRRQLTTAKWVRWGSNIGLVFLNTFLLRLAFPAAAVGVALLAQERGWGLFNVVDVPFWFAILASVLIMDFIIWLQHVMVHAIPVLWRIHRMHHADLDFDVTTGSRFHPLEIFLSMGIKFATIVLLGPPVVAVVIFEVILNATSMFNHGNVRLPLGLDRVLRLFIVTPDMHRVHHSIEDDETNSNFGFALSLWDRLFGTYRAQPRAGHQGMAIGIRDMRDARRCAWLPGMLAIPFVGKVTGYAINRRQWEDASE; from the coding sequence ATGAGCTTCGAGAGCTTCATCAGCCAGTATGAGCCGGTCATCCGCCTGTCGGCCTTCTTCGGCATCTTCGCCCTCATGGCCCTGTGGGAGGTCCTCGCCCCGCGCCGCCAGCTTACCACCGCCAAGTGGGTGCGCTGGGGCAGCAACATCGGCCTGGTGTTCCTGAACACCTTCCTGCTGCGCCTGGCCTTTCCCGCCGCGGCGGTGGGCGTGGCACTGCTGGCCCAGGAGCGGGGCTGGGGCCTGTTCAACGTGGTGGACGTGCCCTTCTGGTTCGCCATCCTCGCCTCCGTACTGATCATGGACTTCATCATCTGGCTGCAGCACGTGATGGTGCACGCGATCCCTGTACTGTGGCGCATCCACCGCATGCACCACGCGGATCTCGACTTCGACGTGACCACGGGCTCGCGCTTCCACCCCCTGGAGATCTTCCTCTCCATGGGCATCAAGTTCGCGACCATCGTCCTGCTGGGCCCGCCCGTGGTGGCGGTGGTGATCTTCGAGGTGATTCTCAACGCCACCTCCATGTTCAACCACGGCAACGTGCGCCTGCCACTGGGGCTGGACCGCGTGCTGCGCCTGTTCATCGTCACCCCGGACATGCACCGCGTGCACCATTCCATCGAGGACGACGAGACCAACAGCAACTTCGGTTTTGCCCTCTCGCTCTGGGACCGGCTCTTCGGCACCTACCGCGCCCAGCCGCGCGCCGGACACCAGGGCATGGCCATCGGCATCCGCGACATGCGCGATGCCAGGCGCTGCGCCTGGCTGCCCGGGATGCTGGCCATCCCCTTTGTCGGCAAGGTGACGGGCTACGCCATCAACCGCCGCCAGTGGGAGGACGCCAGTGAGTAA
- a CDS encoding MTH1187 family thiamine-binding protein translates to MHATAELQVIPLGSGVSVRAEILRVTEVLKGYELLIETHASGTNIEGELADILAAVARVHELLHAEGTVRLVSYLKLETRTDKTPTLAGKKL, encoded by the coding sequence ATGCACGCCACTGCCGAACTGCAGGTCATACCGCTGGGTAGCGGTGTCTCGGTGCGTGCGGAGATCCTGCGCGTGACAGAGGTGCTGAAAGGGTACGAACTGCTGATCGAGACTCATGCCTCGGGCACGAACATCGAAGGCGAGCTGGCGGACATCCTCGCCGCCGTGGCGAGGGTGCACGAGCTGCTGCATGCCGAGGGCACGGTGCGCCTGGTGAGTTATCTCAAGCTGGAGACGCGCACCGACAAGACGCCCACGCTCGCCGGCAAGAAGCTCTAG
- a CDS encoding methyltransferase domain-containing protein: MDVRQSVLDRYSEGAQQRVEALCCPVDYDARLLEAIPAEILERDYGCGDPSRYVREGDTVLDLGSGGGKICYMAAQLVGPEGLVIGVDMNEDMLDLARRHQAEMAEKLGGDRVDFRKGYIQDLALDVAAMEAFLAGQPVTDAAGYTRLHDWQATQRREKPLIPDASVDLVISNCVLNLVPDADKNQLVREVFRVLRPGGRVAISDIVSDEPVPEHLKNDPALWSGCISGAFQEETFLQVFREAGFVAVAYDKWDAAPWQVIEGIEFRSVTLTATKPEATACLDYGHAVMYRGPFSQVHDDEGHVYPRGARIAVCERSYRLLTEGPYADQFIGFAPRNPGEPRTFCAPAGTRRPAAETKSPLAPTCDSEGSCCC, encoded by the coding sequence ATGGACGTTCGCCAATCCGTACTCGACCGCTATTCCGAAGGCGCGCAACAGCGCGTAGAGGCGCTGTGCTGTCCGGTGGACTACGACGCCCGCCTGCTCGAGGCGATTCCGGCCGAGATACTGGAACGCGACTACGGCTGCGGCGATCCCTCGCGTTACGTGCGCGAGGGCGACACCGTGCTCGACCTCGGCTCGGGCGGCGGCAAGATCTGCTACATGGCCGCGCAGCTCGTCGGCCCCGAGGGCCTTGTCATCGGCGTGGACATGAACGAGGACATGCTCGACCTCGCCCGCCGCCACCAGGCGGAGATGGCCGAGAAGCTCGGCGGTGACCGCGTCGACTTTCGCAAGGGCTACATCCAGGACCTGGCGCTGGACGTCGCCGCGATGGAGGCCTTTCTCGCCGGACAGCCGGTGACCGATGCGGCAGGCTACACCCGCCTGCACGACTGGCAGGCCACGCAGCGCCGTGAGAAACCGCTGATCCCCGATGCCTCGGTGGATCTGGTCATCTCCAACTGCGTGCTCAACCTGGTGCCCGACGCCGACAAGAACCAGCTGGTGCGCGAGGTCTTCCGCGTGCTCAGGCCCGGCGGGCGCGTGGCCATCTCGGACATCGTCAGCGACGAGCCGGTCCCCGAGCACCTGAAGAACGACCCGGCGCTGTGGAGCGGCTGTATCTCCGGCGCCTTCCAGGAAGAGACGTTCCTCCAGGTCTTCCGCGAGGCCGGCTTCGTCGCCGTGGCCTACGACAAGTGGGACGCCGCACCCTGGCAGGTGATCGAGGGCATCGAGTTCCGCTCGGTCACGCTCACCGCCACGAAGCCCGAGGCCACCGCCTGCCTGGACTACGGCCATGCCGTGATGTACCGCGGTCCGTTTTCACAGGTGCACGACGACGAGGGCCACGTCTACCCGCGCGGCGCGCGCATCGCCGTGTGCGAGCGCAGCTACCGGCTCCTCACCGAGGGCCCCTATGCCGATCAGTTCATCGGTTTTGCACCGCGCAACCCGGGCGAGCCGCGCACGTTCTGCGCACCGGCCGGCACCCGCCGTCCGGCCGCCGAGACCAAGAGCCCCCTCGCGCCCACCTGCGACAGCGAGGGCAGCTGCTGTTGCTGA
- the arsS gene encoding arsenosugar biosynthesis radical SAM protein ArsS (Some members of this family are selenoproteins.) has translation MHATLPLLKDTDFPAIRRGRLTTLQVNLGYRCNQSCLHCHVNAGPNRKEMMSAGTIDTVVEFLRAGNIETLDLTGGAPELNPHFRDLVTRARALGVHVMDRCNLTVLHEPGQDDLAGFLADNRVEVIASLPCYLEDNVDGQRGKGVYQGSIEGLQKLNALGYGQAGSGLALNLVYNPTGPFLPPPQAQLEADYKRELDTRFGIVFNRLFTLTNLPIERFGSTLVSKGQFEDYMRLLREAYRAENLDAVMCRSLLSVDWQGYVYDCDFNQMLGLPLRIGGKPRPQLADLLGRDLDGNPIVIADHCYGCTAGQGSSCGGALS, from the coding sequence ATGCACGCCACACTGCCATTACTCAAAGACACCGACTTCCCCGCCATCCGTCGCGGACGGCTCACCACGCTGCAGGTCAACCTGGGCTATCGCTGCAACCAGAGCTGCCTGCACTGCCACGTGAACGCCGGACCGAACCGCAAGGAGATGATGTCGGCCGGGACCATCGACACCGTGGTCGAGTTTCTTCGGGCCGGCAACATCGAGACCCTGGACCTCACCGGCGGCGCACCCGAACTCAATCCGCATTTTCGCGATCTCGTCACCCGTGCCCGCGCGCTCGGCGTGCACGTCATGGATCGCTGCAACCTCACCGTCCTGCATGAACCCGGGCAGGACGACCTGGCCGGGTTCCTCGCCGACAACCGGGTGGAGGTCATCGCCTCCCTGCCCTGTTACCTCGAGGACAACGTCGACGGCCAGCGCGGCAAGGGCGTCTACCAGGGCAGCATCGAGGGGCTTCAGAAACTGAATGCACTCGGCTACGGCCAGGCCGGCAGCGGGCTCGCGCTCAACCTCGTGTACAACCCGACCGGCCCGTTCCTGCCGCCCCCGCAGGCGCAGCTCGAGGCCGACTACAAGCGTGAACTGGATACGCGCTTCGGCATCGTCTTCAACCGGCTCTTCACGCTCACCAACCTGCCCATCGAGCGTTTCGGCAGCACGCTCGTGAGCAAGGGCCAGTTCGAGGACTACATGCGGCTGCTGCGCGAGGCCTACCGCGCGGAGAACCTCGACGCGGTCATGTGCCGCTCGCTCTTGAGCGTGGACTGGCAGGGTTACGTCTACGACTGCGACTTCAACCAGATGCTCGGCCTGCCGCTGCGCATCGGGGGCAAGCCCCGGCCGCAACTCGCCGACCTCCTCGGCCGCGACCTCGATGGCAACCCGATCGTGATCGCCGACCACTGCTACGGCTGCACCGCCGGCCAGGGTTCATCCTGCGGCGGGGCGTTGAGCTAG
- a CDS encoding TIGR04283 family arsenosugar biosynthesis glycosyltransferase — protein sequence MTVSVIVPALNEAATIAATLAPLQAVRTAGHEIIVVDGGSTDATVDRARALADRVIASPPGRARQMNAGAGIATGDVLWFLHADTLAPAEAIDGIGDALADGRRCWGRFDVRLSGNHWPFRLIERAMNLRSCLTRIATGDQGIFVTREAFAAVGGYADIPLMEDIALSRRLRKHTPPACLKSRLVTSSRRWERNGILRTVLLMWRLRLAYFLGAAPDALAERYRRG from the coding sequence CTGACCGTCTCGGTCATCGTGCCGGCGCTCAACGAGGCGGCGACCATCGCGGCCACACTCGCGCCGCTGCAGGCCGTGCGTACGGCCGGTCACGAGATCATCGTGGTCGACGGTGGCAGCACGGACGCCACTGTCGACCGTGCCCGTGCGCTGGCCGACCGGGTGATCGCCAGTCCGCCCGGCCGGGCCAGGCAGATGAACGCGGGGGCAGGCATCGCCACCGGCGACGTCCTGTGGTTCCTGCATGCCGACACCCTCGCCCCTGCCGAGGCGATCGATGGCATCGGCGATGCACTTGCCGACGGCCGCCGCTGCTGGGGCCGCTTCGACGTGCGCCTGTCCGGCAATCACTGGCCGTTTCGCCTCATCGAGCGCGCCATGAACCTGCGCTCCTGCCTCACGCGCATCGCCACCGGCGACCAGGGCATCTTCGTCACGCGCGAGGCCTTCGCGGCGGTCGGCGGCTATGCCGACATCCCGCTGATGGAAGACATCGCGCTGAGCAGGCGCCTGCGAAAACACACGCCACCGGCCTGCCTGAAGTCACGGCTCGTCACCTCCAGCCGCCGCTGGGAACGCAACGGCATCCTGCGCACCGTGCTCCTCATGTGGCGCCTGCGGCTGGCCTACTTCCTCGGCGCCGCTCCCGACGCCCTGGCCGAGCGCTACCGTCGTGGCTGA
- a CDS encoding TIGR04282 family arsenosugar biosynthesis glycosyltransferase yields the protein MADKHDTAVIVFARAPVPGASKTRLIPALGERGAATLHARMIEHSIETLATGTHTLQLWCAPDTGHPLFGDLARRHELKLHTQCGDDLGARMYHALDTALRDHAQAIIVGTDCPGMAAADIEAAAQALQQGADAVLGPAEDGGYWLLGLRAISPTLFDDLPWGGDAIYEQTRARIEALGWRCHVLRTLADVDRPDDLVHVPAKLLQDTRENA from the coding sequence GTGGCTGACAAGCACGATACCGCGGTCATCGTCTTTGCCCGCGCCCCCGTGCCGGGCGCCAGCAAGACGCGCCTGATACCCGCGCTCGGCGAACGCGGCGCGGCCACCCTGCACGCGCGCATGATCGAGCACAGCATCGAGACGCTGGCCACCGGCACCCACACGCTTCAGCTCTGGTGCGCCCCGGACACCGGCCACCCGCTCTTCGGTGACCTCGCCAGGCGCCACGAGCTGAAACTGCACACCCAGTGCGGTGATGATCTGGGCGCGCGCATGTATCATGCGCTGGACACCGCCCTGCGCGATCACGCCCAGGCCATCATCGTCGGCACCGATTGCCCCGGTATGGCAGCGGCCGATATCGAGGCCGCCGCGCAGGCACTACAACAGGGTGCGGACGCCGTCCTCGGCCCGGCCGAGGACGGGGGCTACTGGCTGCTCGGACTGCGTGCCATCTCGCCCACGCTCTTCGACGACCTGCCCTGGGGTGGCGACGCGATATACGAACAGACACGCGCACGCATCGAGGCCCTGGGCTGGCGCTGCCATGTGCTGCGCACACTGGCCGACGTGGACCGTCCGGACGACCTCGTCCACGTACCCGCGAAACTGCTGCAAGACACGAGAGAGAACGCATGA
- a CDS encoding VTT domain-containing protein, whose product MSKQLTRIALVLVLVAGITLAIVYRDAFDAAALEAWVDNAGAAGPVAFVLIYALATVLFLPGSVLTLAGGALFGPVLGTVLNLTGATLGAALAFLVSRHLASDWVARRTGGRLKQLTQGVESEGWRFVAFVRLVPLFPFNLLNYALGLTRIPFWHYVIASAVCMLPGAIAYTYLGYAGREAIAGGESLIQKILLGIALLAAVAFLPRLVARLRRGPMLDIAALRARLDAGEDVLVLDVRTPEEFTGELGHIAGARNLPLDAVAGRSEELSEWQERPVLLVCRTDRRSARAAQILARRGFADLHVVAGGMEAWNAAGLPVER is encoded by the coding sequence GTGAGTAAGCAGCTGACACGCATCGCCCTGGTGCTGGTGCTGGTCGCCGGCATCACCCTGGCCATCGTCTACCGCGATGCCTTCGATGCGGCCGCGCTCGAGGCGTGGGTGGACAACGCCGGGGCCGCCGGCCCCGTTGCCTTCGTGCTGATCTATGCACTGGCCACCGTGCTGTTCCTGCCGGGCTCCGTGCTGACCCTGGCCGGCGGGGCCCTGTTCGGCCCCGTGCTCGGCACCGTGCTCAACCTCACCGGTGCCACGCTGGGCGCGGCCCTGGCCTTCCTGGTCTCGCGTCACCTCGCCTCGGACTGGGTGGCCCGCAGGACCGGCGGCCGGCTGAAGCAGCTCACCCAGGGCGTGGAGTCCGAGGGCTGGCGCTTCGTCGCATTCGTACGCCTGGTGCCGCTGTTTCCCTTCAACCTGCTGAACTACGCCCTGGGGCTCACGCGCATCCCCTTCTGGCACTACGTGATCGCCTCTGCGGTCTGCATGCTGCCGGGCGCCATCGCCTATACCTATCTGGGCTACGCGGGCCGCGAGGCCATCGCCGGGGGCGAGTCGCTGATCCAGAAGATCCTGCTCGGCATCGCCCTGCTCGCCGCCGTCGCCTTCCTGCCCCGACTGGTCGCGCGCCTGCGTCGCGGCCCCATGCTCGACATCGCCGCACTCAGGGCACGGCTGGATGCCGGCGAGGACGTGCTGGTGCTGGATGTGCGCACGCCCGAGGAATTCACCGGCGAGCTCGGCCACATCGCGGGTGCCCGCAACCTGCCGCTGGACGCCGTGGCTGGGCGCAGCGAGGAGCTGAGCGAATGGCAGGAGCGCCCCGTCCTGCTCGTCTGCCGCACCGACAGGCGCTCGGCCAGAGCCGCACAGATCCTCGCACGCAGGGGCTTTGCCGACCTGCACGTGGTGGCCGGCGGCATGGAGGCCTGGAATGCGGCGGGGCTGCCGGTCGAACGCTAG
- a CDS encoding DsrE family protein, with protein MKRALIILNDPPYGTERSFNGLRMAKALQKQAEDGVDVFLMADSVGCARAGQKIPQGYYNLELMLRAVLRKGRVLLCGTCMDARGLRDEDLVEGAERSTMDELGELTAAADKVLIF; from the coding sequence ATGAAACGCGCACTCATCATCCTGAACGATCCGCCCTATGGCACCGAGCGCAGCTTCAACGGCCTGCGCATGGCCAAGGCCCTGCAAAAACAGGCCGAGGACGGCGTCGACGTCTTTCTCATGGCCGACTCGGTGGGCTGCGCGCGTGCCGGGCAGAAGATCCCGCAGGGCTATTACAACCTGGAGCTGATGCTCAGGGCCGTGCTGCGCAAGGGCCGTGTGCTGCTCTGCGGCACCTGCATGGACGCGCGCGGTCTCAGGGACGAGGACCTGGTCGAGGGTGCCGAACGCTCCACCATGGACGAACTCGGGGAACTCACCGCCGCGGCCGACAAGGTCCTGATCTTCTGA
- a CDS encoding arginine N-succinyltransferase codes for MTPTPPAKKTGFPWKATGLVLLAVALSVGITLWIVWAYLFPTEFRPVTLNQKETQVLEAKLDRLEGTAGRTAPAASGPLVPEPYSEAGASREIQFTEKELNALLARNTDLAHRLAIDLSDNLASAKLLVPLDPEFPVLGGETLKVPAGMELRYANGRPVVILKGVSVWGVPLPNAWLGNLKNIDLVQEFGNDPGFWQSFADGVEAIEVSESRLRIQLKE; via the coding sequence ATCACCCCGACGCCGCCCGCGAAGAAAACCGGGTTTCCCTGGAAGGCCACGGGGCTGGTACTGCTCGCCGTGGCGCTGTCGGTGGGCATCACGCTGTGGATCGTGTGGGCCTATCTGTTTCCCACCGAATTCCGGCCGGTCACGCTGAACCAGAAGGAGACACAGGTGCTGGAGGCCAAGCTGGACCGGCTGGAGGGTACGGCCGGCCGCACCGCACCGGCTGCGTCCGGGCCGCTGGTCCCCGAGCCCTATAGCGAGGCGGGCGCAAGCCGCGAGATCCAGTTCACCGAGAAGGAACTCAACGCCCTGCTCGCACGCAACACCGACCTGGCCCATCGCCTGGCGATCGATCTGTCCGACAACCTCGCCAGCGCGAAGCTGCTGGTGCCGCTGGACCCGGAGTTTCCGGTGCTGGGCGGCGAGACGCTGAAGGTGCCGGCCGGCATGGAATTGCGTTACGCCAACGGCCGGCCGGTGGTGATCCTCAAGGGGGTGAGCGTGTGGGGCGTGCCGTTGCCCAATGCCTGGCTGGGTAACCTGAAGAACATCGACCTGGTGCAGGAGTTCGGCAACGACCCGGGCTTCTGGCAGTCCTTCGCCGATGGCGTGGAGGCGATCGAGGTGAGCGAGAGCCGGCTGCGTATCCAGCTCAAGGAATAG
- a CDS encoding RND transporter — protein sequence MNWLDKLPLGMLVIIAATLGLAPFVPEPHIWEKLKMLADGALTRPIDIFDLLMHGAPWVLLGLKLGRLAQKQLAAR from the coding sequence ATGAACTGGCTCGACAAACTGCCGCTCGGCATGCTCGTCATCATCGCCGCCACCCTGGGCCTTGCGCCCTTCGTGCCGGAACCGCATATCTGGGAAAAGCTCAAGATGCTGGCCGACGGCGCGCTCACGCGCCCCATCGACATCTTCGACCTGCTGATGCACGGCGCGCCATGGGTGTTGCTCGGCCTCAAGCTCGGGCGCCTGGCGCAGAAGCAGCTCGCTGCCCGGTAA